The following coding sequences are from one Hippopotamus amphibius kiboko isolate mHipAmp2 chromosome 9, mHipAmp2.hap2, whole genome shotgun sequence window:
- the SCN3B gene encoding sodium channel subunit beta-3 has product MPAFNRLFPLASLLLILWVGVCFPVCVEVPSETEAVQGNPMKLRCISCMKREEVEATTVVEWFYRPEGGKDFLIYEYRNGHQEVESPFQGRLQWNGSKDLQDVSITVLNVTLNDSGLYTCNVSREFEFEAHRPFVKTTRLIPLRVTEEAGEDFTSVVSEIMMYILLVFLTLWLLIEMIYCYRKVSKAEEAAQENASDYLAIPSENKENSAVPVEE; this is encoded by the exons ATGCCTGCCTTCAACAGATTGTTTCCCCTGGCTTCCCTCCTGCTCATCTTGTGGG TTGGAGTCtgcttccctgtgtgtgtggaAGTGCCCTCGGAGACGGAGGCTGTTCAGGGCAACCCCATGAAGCTGCGCTGCATCTCCTGCATgaagagggaggaggtggaggccaCCACGGTGGTGGAATGGTTCTACAGGCCCGAGGGCGGTAAAGATTTCCTT ATCTACGAGTATCGGAACGGCCACCAGGAGGTGGAGAGCCCTTTCCAGGGACGCCTTCAGTGGAATGGGAGCAAAGACTTGCAGGACGTGTCCATCACAGTGCTCAATGTCACCCTGAACGACTCTGGCCTTTATACGTGCAACGTGTCCCGGGAGTTTGAGTTCGAGGCACATCGCCCCTTTGTGAAGACCACTCGGTTGATCCCCCTCCGTGTCACTGAGGAAG CTGGAGAGGACTTCACCTCTGTGGTCTCAGAAATCATGATGTACATCCTCCTAGTCTTCCTCACTCTGTGGCTGCTCATCGAGATGATATATTGCTACAGGAAGGTCTCAAAAGCTGAAGAGGCAGCCCAAGAAAACGC GTCTGACTACCTGGCCATCCCATCGGAGAACAAAGAGAACTCTGCGGTACCAGTGGAGGAATAG